A window of Sporosarcina luteola contains these coding sequences:
- the yabQ gene encoding spore cortex biosynthesis protein YabQ: protein MSLSVQFLSLLAMIGTGIGAGVFMDLIGTGVDATGKTSIIRKYAVPLEVIGWILIGCASFYVLFIVRDGAWRMYDPVAQICGMLLYASLFHRPFRFFGRVLNMVIIKPVVFIIRLLVKIITQIFRLLVKIVRFLLSPFIYLYNKVYNSLFKSTTE from the coding sequence ATGAGTCTCTCTGTCCAGTTTCTTAGTCTTCTTGCAATGATTGGGACAGGCATCGGGGCCGGGGTTTTCATGGATTTGATCGGAACGGGCGTGGATGCGACCGGCAAGACGTCGATCATCCGGAAATATGCGGTCCCTTTGGAAGTGATCGGCTGGATTTTGATCGGGTGTGCATCGTTCTACGTTCTTTTCATCGTCCGGGACGGGGCATGGAGGATGTATGACCCGGTTGCCCAAATTTGCGGCATGTTGTTATATGCATCACTATTCCACCGGCCTTTCAGGTTTTTCGGGAGAGTCTTGAATATGGTAATCATTAAGCCGGTTGTGTTCATCATTAGGCTCCTGGTGAAGATCATTACGCAGATATTCAGGTTGCTCGTCAAAATTGTGAGGTTTCTACTTTCTCCTTTCATCTATCTATATAACAAAGTCTATAACTCTCTCTTTAAATCAACTACGGAATGA
- a CDS encoding FtsB family cell division protein: MEQRKRKPSTTVASIETEYVRSLRKKEVWRNKQKKRLQKKLFIYAVIAFVVFGGLTNMYIQQQQTLQEKEQQKVETLAKLEEVKEEQELLKKQLVKLDDDDYIAKLARKEYFLSDENEIIFSVPENKKKKEEKDDGKE; this comes from the coding sequence ATGGAGCAAAGGAAAAGGAAACCATCCACGACCGTTGCATCGATTGAAACTGAATATGTCCGCTCGTTGCGTAAAAAGGAAGTATGGAGAAACAAGCAGAAAAAGCGGCTACAGAAGAAACTGTTCATCTATGCAGTGATTGCATTCGTAGTGTTCGGCGGATTGACGAATATGTATATTCAGCAACAGCAGACGCTGCAGGAAAAAGAACAGCAAAAAGTGGAGACGCTTGCAAAGTTGGAAGAAGTGAAGGAAGAACAAGAACTTCTTAAAAAACAGCTTGTGAAATTGGATGATGATGATTATATTGCCAAGCTTGCACGGAAAGAATATTTCTTATCTGACGAAAATGAAATCATCTTCTCTGTTCCTGAAAACAAGAAGAAAAAAGAAGAAAAAGATGACGGAAAAGAGTAG
- a CDS encoding S1 domain-containing RNA-binding protein: protein MSIEVGSKLQGKVTGITNFGAFVELPNGSTGLVHISEVADNYVKDINDHLKVGDMVEVKVMNVGTDGKIGLSIRKAKPEAERPQRPQRPRHSGGRPSHTERPENFEQKMAKFMKDSEERLSTLKRATESKRGGRGARRG from the coding sequence ATGTCAATTGAAGTAGGCAGCAAGTTACAGGGGAAAGTTACAGGGATCACAAACTTCGGTGCGTTCGTCGAACTGCCGAACGGTTCAACTGGTCTGGTCCATATTAGTGAAGTAGCGGACAATTATGTGAAGGATATCAATGACCACCTAAAAGTAGGCGATATGGTTGAAGTGAAAGTGATGAATGTCGGCACTGACGGAAAAATCGGGTTATCGATCAGGAAAGCGAAACCGGAAGCTGAACGTCCTCAACGCCCTCAACGTCCTCGTCACAGCGGTGGCCGTCCTAGCCATACTGAGCGTCCAGAGAATTTTGAGCAAAAGATGGCGAAATTCATGAAAGACAGTGAAGAACGCCTTTCAACTTTGAAAAGAGCAACAGAATCTAAACGCGGTGGCCGTGGCGCAAGAAGAGGGTAA
- a CDS encoding DinB family protein, which yields MDEIMNNLKKYLEWMDSLSSLTEQQADAPYQEGKWSPKEILMHMAEWDRFTLEHRLRRLGESEILEDVEWGPFNEQAAKLAKEYSFDEVIELATQYRQQIIDWLEGADETEWTKPFNIGEHVLTLEEYFTDFASHDSHHKKQIESIR from the coding sequence ATGGATGAAATCATGAACAATCTCAAGAAGTACTTGGAATGGATGGATTCATTGAGCTCACTGACTGAGCAACAGGCGGATGCACCTTATCAAGAGGGAAAATGGTCGCCAAAGGAGATTCTTATGCATATGGCAGAATGGGATCGGTTCACTTTGGAGCATCGGCTTCGGCGTTTGGGAGAATCAGAGATACTGGAGGATGTAGAGTGGGGGCCATTCAATGAGCAGGCTGCGAAACTTGCAAAAGAATATTCATTTGACGAAGTGATTGAGCTCGCAACACAGTATCGGCAACAAATTATTGATTGGCTTGAAGGTGCGGATGAGACGGAATGGACGAAGCCATTCAACATCGGGGAGCATGTTCTGACATTGGAGGAATATTTCACGGATTTTGCCAGTCATGATTCGCATCATAAGAAACAAATCGAGTCGATTCGATAA
- a CDS encoding SpoIIE family protein phosphatase, which translates to MKMIGNLERPVGQQIRHVVSTMGKRKMYVLMAAFFLLSTFFLSQAVLFNAAVPFFLPIWALAQMRFRNHLVYVFIGGIAGGAILGLGQAVIHLLQLLLFNVVSKHPLMRKSIPLTVAGTIIVVQVLWQFVMHSGHTPVDVQLSIGFEAVLALFMTFFLFVAFPHRERIFYGQWSPERLGAVCIVGIMATTGMGNLMVGPISISGLLLHLTILLAALAGGLPFSTTIAMMIAAIAGVAELSFTGMMAVYGMTGFFAGAFKRLGKLGIATGGFAVSVFFLLYDFTLPLDTSHFMTIGLATLLFFFVPTKKVEPIGRMITPTGQQDISVKRQQWLTDRLDEQLSDFQQFAEFMSTLVNDRFASDDVNAAQNIPSICQSCFRYSKCWEGNEEGMARLLYEWEGTYSATKKAARHRVEERIKYKCIRSSGLISELEESASNHLLMGQLQHGRKMLALQLRDMSTHLEKIMNDIKGEMSVNHLAEEELGKHLQSQGIEYYQIDILSEEKGAYRIVISTPERRSDFETDMTVAERLILPLLEEVYREPFKVEKTVALQDPFPHIQLMFSSSVRFSLEYGIVATAGGGTFHAGDAYEVFPIHDGLTAVLLSDGMGHDINAYRESRKVIRLMRECLDRKMDPETAMHTLHYMMSLNGLDDMYATLDLALVDLQDGRLWSWKAGSMSTYIKRGQDFLRLDSKSVPVGFLPSFSVEATNEELKSGDIIVMLTDGVFNGSVTIEKQEDAIYGILEKYEHLSCEPMADRIMYEMERKFGIVADDRTVLVMKVEHVLPKWTTIKPTNRFISREKVMG; encoded by the coding sequence ATGAAGATGATAGGCAATCTTGAAAGACCGGTAGGCCAACAGATTCGTCACGTGGTGAGCACGATGGGCAAGCGGAAGATGTATGTATTAATGGCGGCGTTCTTTTTACTAAGCACATTTTTCTTGTCGCAAGCTGTTCTGTTCAACGCGGCTGTCCCTTTTTTCTTGCCGATTTGGGCTTTGGCGCAAATGCGATTCAGGAATCATCTCGTTTATGTATTCATCGGCGGAATTGCGGGAGGGGCAATTCTGGGGCTGGGACAAGCAGTGATCCATTTACTGCAATTGCTGTTATTTAATGTGGTGAGCAAGCATCCTCTTATGAGGAAGTCCATTCCATTGACAGTTGCAGGTACGATCATAGTTGTTCAAGTTTTATGGCAGTTTGTCATGCATAGCGGGCATACGCCTGTTGATGTGCAATTGTCGATCGGTTTCGAAGCGGTATTGGCGCTGTTCATGACATTTTTCCTGTTTGTTGCATTTCCTCATCGTGAGCGTATCTTTTATGGCCAGTGGTCGCCGGAACGTCTCGGGGCTGTTTGCATTGTCGGCATCATGGCGACAACCGGGATGGGCAATCTCATGGTCGGTCCGATTTCAATTTCAGGATTGCTGCTTCATTTGACCATTTTGCTGGCAGCACTTGCTGGAGGTCTGCCGTTCTCCACGACGATTGCGATGATGATCGCGGCGATTGCAGGAGTTGCGGAATTGTCGTTTACCGGGATGATGGCCGTATATGGCATGACGGGGTTTTTTGCAGGCGCTTTCAAACGTCTCGGGAAATTAGGTATTGCGACAGGCGGCTTTGCTGTATCCGTCTTCTTCCTTCTATATGACTTTACATTGCCGCTAGATACATCCCACTTCATGACGATCGGCTTGGCGACGCTTCTGTTCTTCTTTGTCCCGACAAAGAAAGTTGAACCGATTGGGCGGATGATTACGCCGACAGGTCAACAGGATATTTCGGTGAAGCGGCAGCAATGGTTGACCGACCGTCTGGATGAGCAATTATCGGATTTTCAACAGTTTGCTGAATTTATGTCTACTCTCGTCAATGATCGGTTCGCTTCAGATGACGTGAATGCTGCGCAGAACATCCCATCGATATGCCAGTCCTGTTTCAGATATTCAAAATGCTGGGAGGGAAATGAAGAAGGAATGGCGCGTCTCCTTTATGAGTGGGAAGGGACGTATTCGGCGACCAAGAAAGCGGCGCGCCATCGTGTGGAAGAGAGGATCAAATATAAGTGTATCCGTTCTTCAGGATTGATTTCCGAGTTGGAGGAGTCGGCTTCCAATCATCTTTTGATGGGGCAGCTTCAGCATGGGCGGAAAATGCTTGCCTTACAATTGAGAGATATGAGCACTCATTTGGAGAAAATCATGAATGATATAAAAGGGGAGATGTCGGTTAACCATCTTGCGGAGGAGGAATTGGGGAAGCATTTACAGTCGCAAGGAATCGAATATTATCAGATCGATATTTTATCAGAAGAGAAGGGAGCTTACCGGATCGTAATTTCAACCCCTGAAAGACGTTCGGATTTCGAGACGGATATGACGGTGGCAGAACGTCTCATATTACCGCTGTTGGAGGAAGTCTACCGCGAGCCGTTTAAAGTGGAGAAAACTGTCGCTCTGCAAGACCCGTTTCCTCATATCCAACTGATGTTTTCCTCGTCTGTCCGTTTTTCATTAGAATATGGAATTGTAGCGACGGCTGGGGGAGGGACATTCCATGCAGGAGACGCCTATGAAGTGTTTCCAATTCATGATGGACTCACCGCTGTTCTACTTTCGGATGGCATGGGGCATGATATAAATGCTTATCGGGAAAGCCGGAAAGTGATTCGTCTCATGCGGGAGTGTTTGGACCGGAAGATGGATCCGGAAACGGCGATGCATACATTACATTATATGATGTCGTTGAATGGGCTTGATGATATGTACGCGACGCTGGATTTAGCTTTGGTTGACCTGCAGGATGGACGGCTTTGGTCTTGGAAGGCGGGTTCAATGAGCACGTATATTAAACGGGGCCAAGATTTCCTCCGGCTTGATAGCAAATCGGTTCCTGTCGGGTTCCTGCCATCATTTTCGGTGGAAGCGACAAATGAAGAATTGAAGTCAGGGGATATTATCGTCATGCTAACGGATGGCGTATTCAACGGATCCGTTACAATTGAAAAACAGGAAGATGCGATCTATGGAATATTGGAAAAGTATGAGCATCTGTCTTGTGAGCCTATGGCTGACCGTATCATGTACGAAATGGAAAGGAAGTTCGGAATTGTGGCGGACGACCGGACTGTGTTGGTAATGAAGGTTGAACACGTTTTACCAAAGTGGACGACAATAAAGCCCACAAATCGATTTATTTCCCGGGAAAAAGTTATGGGGTAG
- the tilS gene encoding tRNA lysidine(34) synthetase TilS, with product MQAFERKILEFIHKQRLLSSGHRVLVACSGGVDSVALLLFMAGIREEMRIEVAAAHVDHMLRGRESADDGKLVKGLCEKLGIPFFGGNVPVPSILNEEGGNMQDVCRTGRYAFFSEVMQAEQYDVLATAHHAEDQLETVLMQLSKGSSPIGIPMSRKIDGGVVSRPFLPAMKEELHAYVIERGAQFRADPSNESDAYLRNRLRRHVAPVIMSENPSAALNVVKMTMGLQEDEMLLDSLAKEHFASVVTFKEDGLPTFSVDLFRSMHTALQKRFIPLLLNYLYFGEIKPVEYNTALLNQLHHHLSASAGNVTIDLPKGYRFVREYGIVSIVENMPIPDTSLRELEKGQWTCWGDILLYWDDADEHEEDALELMYFDLPDADLPLYVRGRKDGDRLLLPGMARPKRLSRLFIDEKIGAEQRRKIPVITTANEEICAIPGVRYGIQFRERKTEQEKYIFKMKKRENLNGKERELDVAKRY from the coding sequence ATGCAGGCATTCGAAAGAAAAATCCTTGAATTCATTCATAAACAGAGATTACTGTCATCGGGTCACCGGGTTCTAGTCGCATGCTCGGGCGGGGTGGATTCAGTCGCACTTTTGCTCTTTATGGCAGGAATCCGCGAAGAAATGCGGATTGAAGTAGCTGCTGCCCATGTCGATCATATGCTTCGTGGGCGGGAGTCAGCGGATGACGGCAAACTTGTGAAGGGGTTATGTGAAAAGCTTGGAATTCCTTTCTTCGGCGGAAATGTCCCTGTACCCTCCATCCTGAACGAAGAAGGTGGAAATATGCAGGACGTTTGCCGTACTGGACGATACGCCTTTTTCAGTGAAGTGATGCAGGCGGAACAATATGATGTACTGGCGACGGCGCATCACGCAGAAGACCAATTGGAGACGGTGCTCATGCAATTGTCAAAGGGGAGCTCCCCAATCGGCATCCCGATGAGCCGGAAAATCGATGGCGGGGTTGTCAGCAGGCCGTTTCTTCCTGCAATGAAGGAAGAGCTGCATGCCTATGTGATAGAGCGCGGTGCACAATTCAGGGCGGACCCGAGCAATGAAAGTGACGCTTATTTGCGGAATCGGCTCCGCCGCCATGTCGCACCGGTAATCATGTCAGAAAACCCCTCCGCGGCATTGAATGTCGTTAAAATGACGATGGGGCTGCAGGAGGATGAGATGCTCTTAGACAGCCTTGCAAAGGAGCATTTCGCGTCCGTCGTAACGTTCAAAGAAGACGGACTTCCTACCTTCTCAGTAGATCTTTTCAGAAGCATGCACACTGCTTTACAAAAGCGCTTCATTCCACTACTATTGAATTATCTATACTTCGGGGAAATCAAACCTGTTGAATACAACACAGCACTTTTGAATCAGTTGCATCACCATCTGTCCGCAAGTGCAGGAAATGTCACGATCGACCTTCCGAAAGGATACCGCTTCGTGAGGGAATATGGCATTGTTTCGATTGTGGAGAATATGCCAATACCGGATACTTCCCTTCGCGAGCTGGAAAAAGGCCAATGGACGTGCTGGGGGGATATACTGTTATATTGGGACGATGCGGATGAACATGAAGAGGACGCATTGGAATTGATGTATTTCGATTTACCCGATGCCGATTTGCCGCTTTACGTGAGGGGCAGAAAAGACGGTGACCGTCTATTGCTTCCGGGCATGGCCCGACCGAAGCGCTTGTCCAGATTGTTCATTGACGAAAAGATCGGTGCCGAACAAAGACGCAAGATACCGGTTATCACAACTGCGAACGAGGAAATATGCGCCATTCCTGGCGTACGATATGGCATCCAGTTCAGGGAACGGAAAACAGAACAGGAAAAGTACATATTTAAAATGAAAAAACGTGAAAATCTTAACGGAAAAGAGAGGGAACTTGATGTTGCAAAAAGATATTGA
- the hpt gene encoding hypoxanthine phosphoribosyltransferase gives MLQKDIEEILITEEQIQEKVAELGAVLTADYHDKFPLAIGVLKGALPFMSDLIKRIDAYIELDFMDVSSYGNATVSSGEVKIVKDLNASVEGRDVLIIEDIIDSGKTLNYLVELFKYRKAKSIKIVTLLDKPTGRKVDLKADYVGFLVPDAFVVGYGLDYAEKYRNLPYIGVLKKEIYSF, from the coding sequence ATGTTGCAAAAAGATATTGAAGAAATACTCATCACAGAAGAACAGATCCAGGAGAAAGTTGCGGAACTTGGTGCCGTGCTGACAGCGGATTACCATGATAAATTCCCGCTTGCAATCGGCGTCCTTAAAGGAGCATTGCCGTTCATGAGCGACTTGATCAAACGGATCGATGCGTATATTGAATTGGATTTCATGGATGTATCGAGTTACGGAAATGCAACAGTATCATCAGGAGAAGTGAAAATCGTCAAAGACTTGAATGCAAGTGTAGAGGGTCGCGACGTGTTGATCATCGAAGACATTATCGACAGCGGTAAAACATTGAATTATTTGGTCGAACTCTTCAAATACCGGAAAGCGAAATCCATAAAAATCGTAACGTTGCTTGACAAACCGACAGGCCGAAAAGTGGACTTGAAAGCAGACTATGTCGGATTCCTTGTACCGGACGCATTTGTTGTCGGTTATGGACTTGATTACGCAGAAAAATATAGGAACTTGCCTTATATCGGTGTATTGAAAAAGGAAATCTACTCTTTCTGA